The Vitis vinifera cultivar Pinot Noir 40024 chromosome 18, ASM3070453v1 region tttttttttttcaacttttggAGTTACTTGAGGGATGTCTTAAGCTTCTTTCAGGGTTAAATATAAATCAGTAACTAACCAAAGAAGCCTCTTAGATCATACTTATgctttaaaatgaaagaaaagggaaagatACAATAATCTCCACTCAGAGCAAGTAGGTGCCAGGAACAATATCATACATCTAgaacttgtttatttttttattaaaggatTAAACAGTTTTGGCATTGTTGTTGGATGCAAGAGGAAAAATCACTtcgatatattatttttttaagcacATTTTCCATGATATAAACAATATCACATATACTTGTGCATTAttgcaaaataaattatttagcaattaagaatGTAAAAAAGACAGCCAACTGGTATATTTTGCACATTTAATCATTAAATGTGGGCACACCCAACAGTCTCCAAAGTGGTGCTTACAAACACTGTATAATCAAGGATCTTATACATAATCAGTTATTATAGGTAAGTTTTTCAAGAATTGTAGGCTGCAGCTCAAAACTGGAAGAACTAAatcttaaaatctatttaaaatttgaaagtaactTTGGGAAGGCCACAGTTGGAGTTTACAATTTTCATAACCTTGCTGGGTTCCATAATTTTCCAACATGCTTAAATAACGATAATATTACAAGACTTTTTGTATGACATATAGGAGTATACAACTAAACCATCGAGACATGAAGTTGGGTTTAACTTTTACTTTGGAGTAAGTATCCATCATTCCTGAAGTGGAATAGTTATGAGAAAATTTATGGAAGGGTCAGAACCACCAGACAACAGACTCTTTTCTACCTAAACCTCAGAATCAAAAACAACAGAATCAACTATCTAAGAGTGTCTAAAATCCTATCCATCCTTGGGTTTACCCAGTGCAATACTCTTCTTCTGATGGACAACAGCAGTAGGATGTAATCCTCAATCATGTCTACAAGCTATAGATATGGGATGGGACTTGAAAGACTGGGGAATTTCCAATTAGTTAAGTTAATAGGAAATAGTTAATCGCTAATACTTGATTCAATGATATTTCTAAGCATTGAAGGTATCAGTGATTGGTTTGAAGTTGATGCAAAAAGAGTTAATAGCTACCTGGTAGCTCTTCAGAAACCTATATATGCTCTGATAATCATACTGCCTCATCCAAAACCAGTCATTAGATTGTGATAGACCCACCATATATCTTTCCATCATCAGAACCAAGGATAGCATAAGGTCAGTATTGTTGTGTGTTAAAGGCAAAGATGGTGGGCACTACTGCAAAAGCAGACCTTAGTATTGTATAGTAGAAGTAGAACAAATATGACAATGAAGTATTACCAACTTTACATTGCTTTTGCATTCATGATCAGTGAGCATGCTGTTTAACCTCAAGAAGAACTGGGCATTACTCAAAAGTAGATTCCTAGTACTGTAAAACTAAATCTTAACTGCAGTTCGTAAACTAAAGATTGACTCCCTTCTCAGTAAACACtagtttcaaaaataaatgTTAACTAATACAAGAATCACAGTGCttttataatttgtaaaaataatatataatacatTGATAAAAGTTGACCCTGGGCACAAATCAAATTCCACAAGCACCTAATAGTCCTCCCAAAATCATAACTAAGAGCAATTGGTGCCATATGAATGTAATGGCTCCTCACAACACTAGAATGGATGCATTGtactgggaaaaaaaaaaccaaaaactgaaaacaaacaaaaagggaAGTTACTATTAAGACTGCCTGAACTTGGTGCTATACATCTACCATTCCTATGATTCTTGTGTGCTAATGAAGaagttcaagaaaataaaataaatttatcatatatattgcTAATCATATCAATGCATTGAAGTATAGAACTACTCTCCTCAGATTTCAAGGGCCTAAATTTCTTAGAGATCCTATTGTCAGGGTTATGACTGCATTGCAACAACCGTGACAGCTTACTAGAGGTTTTTAATAGATCCctttattatttgaaatatgCCCAGAATTTCTGTCCAGTAGAAACTTGCTTATGTTGCTTATATTTTTGAATAGTTGGAGTTGAAGCCCATTTGGAAAAGGTTATATGATAATTCAAGCTGATGGATATTCATCTCCACTCCATAGTAGGAGTACGAAAGAACCCAATCCCAGAGATAATATTTACTCTAACAGTAATAGTGAACTATGTTCAACAACTCTTCTTTTAAGTAAATGTTGGAAAGAATCATCTATAATCCAACAAACAATCTCAAAGATGCcataaagaaaaagatgagaaaaatcCCAACATAATGATCCCAGATCCCTTTCAATATGAAATGGAGCCTTGAAAAGGTTGAAATTCAAGAGTATATCAAGTATAACATGAAATGTAAGGaatgtaaggaaaaaaattaaacaaaaaaactttcAGCTTCAGTTACAAAAAATAACGCTACttcaaattggtttttttttttttttttttttacaagaaaaaaagaatatattgtAAAATTCAATAAGGGGACTATACACCAAGGTACACAAGATGCATATAATGAGTATCAAAAAGATTTTCCAAACAGCAAGAGAACACAGAACTATTTCCTCCCTCAGTCAAATCCAAGTCAATCTACAAAATTAATTGGAGGCATTGGGCCTTTTTCTAAATACAAGCTAATCTAGGACACTAGACTTCTAAGGAAGAGCAGTTTAGCAATTGAATCAGTTGCTCCTcactttccttccaaattgccCCAAAAAAATACATAGAGAAGCGACTCTCCAAACCTTCTCGCGGTTTCTTCCCTCAAAAGAACCATACCAACTTGAAGACTCTTCCTAACCATAAAAGGAAGGACCAATACAATGCCAAAAGTGAGAACAACAACTTTGATAATTCCCTTACTTTGGCACAATGTAAAaggatgtgatcaattgattttccttcatttttgcAAAGAAGACATGTTTGCAAACAACCACTCTCTCTTAAAGAGGATCCAAGGTCAACACCTTTTGCTAGTTACCTTACTAAGCCAAAAAATACTCATTTTGGGTGGgacccaagaattccaaataataCCAAGTGGAAACAAAATTATACACCCAACTCCAAGAtggaatataaatatttgacCGAGAAGAACCCCTTCTTTGAGTCCATCCAAACCACTCTATCATTCTCTTCCTCCTCATGGACCTTTTTTTTATAGGGAAAAAGAACTCCCTCCTCACAAACCTTTCTTGCAACATTGATGGAAATGCCTCAagctcccaatcattcaaaTGCTACTTCAAATTGATGCATGAGGTAAACAACTAGAGTACAAGGTTGTGTTGATTGAGATGGTATAACATATTTATAgggattctatcattatatTTACTAGTCAAGAGGTGAAAGTTAATAGGagttaaatatgataaaacatGGACATGGAGATTGCAGAATATGTGGATGGCATAGGTAATAATGATTTAGGATTTCATATCTGGAACATAGTTTCCAACAGACAGGAAGTGTGGAGCAGTTTTTTGGTTGTAGACCTGAACAATGAAAACAAGCCATGTACCTCAAACATAGGCCAAACTTGAATGGATGATGTTTGCCTGTTCACATGCTCAGTGACAAGACACCTTGTCAATCCACAGGCCTAACTGACATATTGATACTAAATCTGTCAAGCACCATACCTCAGGTAATGTCTTACTGTTGATCGATACTCACCAAACCTCTTGCTCCTCCCAAAAGGCATCTTGAGTAATTTTCCAGTCCACACAACAATCGCATAGTTGAATGCCATTCAATTCCCAAGGTTCAAAGAATGAATCATAGCAACGAAAGATGCTGATAGTTAATGTTAACGACTTTTAGTGATAGTAGCACCCTAATGATTATCAAGTCAAATATCAGGAATATTccccaatttttctaaaaatattattaacctCACTTAATATTCTGGAAACGATTGTAACCTCCCCTTTTCCCCTCATGTAGAAGAACAAATGTATATAAATAACCTTCATAAGATACTGGCCAAAGTCATATTATAGCATAAATAGCCTTCATAAGACACTGAGCACTTCAACAGATTGAAAAGACTGTTATCTTTACATGTTGATATCaaacaaaaacttaaaaaaccaACTGCTTAAAGttaacaaatttataataaacCAAACTCAGTGGACAAGTTTTTGTATGCTTGGCGGAAATTATATTGCAAAAAATTTCTAATGCTACACAAACCAAGGTAGACAAGTGATATGTCTAGGGGAAAAAAACCTCATATGAGATGTTCCAAACTTTTACCCTTCTTATAATTAGTGTTTATCATATCACATAACATAAACTGACGTCTAGAATTTCAAATTTGAGCTAGACCAAGACCTCCTGCAAAGTATACTACAGATGTCAAATGCAAGGAGTAGCCAGAGATGAGTACACCAAACAGACAAAGTAGCATTGTCATCCAACAGTATGCATAAAGATAAGATCAATTTAATACTAgcttaaaaaagaattatataaaAACATAGATGCATTAAAATTCaggttttctaattttttttttttcgcatGGAGAATCGAAAATTTAAAGTTGATCACAACACAATTGCTTCAAACTGGTTATGAATTGTCccaaatttctttatttatttacttcctAAAACTAAGCAACAAAATCTAGTTCCTCCCAAAGCTCAGAATTAAGTTGCATACATGCAAACCGGTCCAGTcagcaaggaaaaaaataatatctaaggCTCTATAAGATGGAAGATACAGTTAAAAATACTAAGTGCAAAGTAATCAGATCAGTGATACTGCTAACATATGGAACTTTGTGGCCATGTCTGCAAAACATAATAGTTCACAAATGGGACAATTGAGATTGAAAAAAGGACAACAAGACCATCCATACTCCTGTGTTTTAAATAGTCTCCTCCAGAATAGGTGAGGAACCACAGTGGCTTTGATATATAAGGGTCTGTAACTTTGTCAAGCTAACTAGGGATCCCTTTATTCTCTGAATTTAGCGTAAATAAATGCTGATTAGGGAAAAATGAAAGcaaaggttaaaaatatcttaGCTTAAGGAAAGTTAGTCAAAACTTTATGAGCACTTCATCTAACCATCACAATCCACAGAAGTCATTATCAATATGCACAATAAATCCACATTGACATTAATTCAGGTGTTCATTGGATATAAAAGATTGAGGTCTTGCTCAGGTCATGTACAATCCTCCTGTATAGCCCATACCTGTAGCATAGTGACCTGTGCAGAGAGGGTGGTTGCTTCTGTCTGAAGTGTCTGCACCTTCCTCTCCAGTTCATTAGTATAGCGTATTTTCCTCTCCTTTGAACGTGCAGCAGATTGTCTATTTGCAAGAATCCTGCTCAAGCTAGCTTAGAATTAACATTAGTTGTCCAGATCAAACTCAAGATGATCACCCCTGAATAACTTAATTCAGATCAAATGCTCCTCTTAGCCAAAACCAAAACCAAGACATAGCAAAAGCAATAAGCCACTATCTAAACAGTTGAAAGATTAGGCAACGCTACAAAAGTTTAAACTGAATCCAGGAAAAACCCACCAATCttttttccccaaaaaaaaaaaaaaaaaaaaaaaaaaaatcctctcttATCACTTGGTTAAATGCATTAGGCTCCATTTGTATTATTAGCAAAGGCAGATGCCGGACCcaaattatgtatatataaataaataaattcctaATTACTGGACTTCTTGCATCCCGGCAATATAGGCCCTCTGCTAAGCATGAGGCTAAGTAAaattcctatttattttttggatgcTATTTTCAGAAGGTAAGACTGGACTTCCGGCTTCATTCAATTGATGTTCTGTAAATTCTTAGCATCTCCATAAGTAGCTCACTTATCCACCACCATGAACACATTTCCTTTCCCAAtcttgctttccaacaaaaAAGTTCACCACCAACGAAATACGGATAAATAAGCAAAGCCGAATATCAAGCTCTTCCCCACCCCAATATACGAAAACccatgattcaaaattttcataatctcacAGTTAATTGATCTAAATTCAAtaactaataaagaaaaaaggaaaccaGTTCGGCAAAAGGGTCAGCCAAACTAAGCTGAAAAGTAAAAGGTACCTTTTAGCTCTCTTGGGATCGATCAAAGCAAGCTCTGCGAGTCTATCAGGTCCCATAGCCTTCTTCGCACCATCCGAACCTATCAACGATTCAACCTCAAACGACGTCGTAGAACCATCCATCGAGTTGCTATGCCGGTGATGGTGCACCCTCTTCTCCTGAGTCGCCTTCCCGCCGCCGTCAGAGCTCTCCCCAGCCGCAGCCGTAGCCGCCGGCGAGAACCCCAGACCCTCAAAAAAGTCAGCGTCCACGGACAAGCTCCGGAAGTGGTTGATAGGGTCCAGCGACTTGGCCTTGGCCGAAGCGGAGTACCCACCGTTGGAATCCTCTGATTTGGAAGAATCAACAGCCATTGGGACGCCGGCAGCTCCACTGTTGGTGTTGTCGGAGATGATATCGAGGTTGAAGTCGACATCAACGTCGGCATCGGCGTCGAGAAGGATGTCGTCCGAGAAGCGGAAGAAAGTCTCGGACTGGGCCCGGCGGTGGTGGGCCCCTCGGTATGGAGCGTCAGGCATATGGTCGATATCGGCCCGGTTGCCGAATGGGCTGGCCGTCAAGGGCTTTCCGGCGAAGTGGTGGTCCATGTGGGGGTTATTCGAACTCCCCGGAGGTGGAAATGTTGATGAGGAGGATGAGAgactttcttttgttttttttggtggtAAACGTAACGGCGAGGGCGTATGTGAAAGAATCTTGAGACGACCGGGAAACGTGTACATTTTCTCGAACTTCGGTTTTATAGGCATCGGACGTGTGTCCTTCTGTGGGCCCCATCTATCGTGTCTCACGTCAGCCATCTTCTTCCTTTGAAAAGATCTGTATTTTTCTACATTGTAATAACTTTAAGAGAGTAAAGTCGTCGGCTTGCATTGTATAATGTTTGCAATGATTCCTAGTTGCAAGTAGAATCATAATTATTACATAagcatatataattttaaaaataatgaaataaaaaaagaaactatgaTATACAAACCAAAATGATGTTGTCTAATAATGGTCTCAACACATAACATCGTGGCAAtattaactatatttttttattaaattaatgtttAGGTTAAAAACACTTTGCCCCTTGGCATGTTTACAAATTCGTGTTCAAAACTCAACATTTTGTCTCCTAAATTATTACGGAACAATACTTTAccttttaaatttgttaaaaagtcaatgaaaaatttgttaaataaataaataaagtttaaaatatttctccATTATCCAAGTTTGAAGTTGTCACACTTCATAACTGCAtgcaaaaatcataaataattatataaacatttctgtaaaatcaaaaatcaaaattgatagttattatattttataattttataaagagTTCATAATTGAGGGTAAAGTATTGgtttttaacaaatttgaaaagcaaaatattgagttttaaatataaaatgacAAATTGTAAAACACGTCCAAGATCGAAGGGGTAAAATGTACTTAACccttaatcttttattttattcccaATTACTAATTagcataataataaatttatatttattaaaactaataatatttaaattataactttaattaAACAAAGActcttaaatagaaaaataaaaaacctaaataaatttttttttaatgtttctcaaattcttaaaattcttttaatttgatgTAAAGTTggattaatattttcaaatatctttttaaGTTGAGCTCCCTCCCTCCAGTGCTTTCAATATGACTTCGTAAAAATTTTCATGGTTTAAtcttatgttttataaaactcaaacttgaGTATATTGTCTTTCACAACTTCcttaatataatgaaatttaatacttatgtgtttatttttagttgaaacATATCATATCCTTTGTCAATCTACCATCTGATTAACATAATAAACAAAAGTATCTAAATAacgttaaaaaaaatttaaataaataataatttttaatatttatcaaaattttaaaattcttctcATTTGATTTTAAGTTGGATTGATATTTTCAACCATGTCGAGTCGCCTCCATCAAGAACACAACCACATTTTATGACTTCATAGAAATATTCGTAACTTAAtcttctaattttcaaaactcaaacatgattttactattttcttaGAGCTTCtctaatataatgaaatttaatgtttatatatttgcttttaccataaaatattgattttttttttgtcaattcaatGGTAGACTAATTATCACATGAAACCTTTGTAGAATCATGTTATTAATGGTGCAACTCCTTAAATATCTTGTGAGTCAAACAGTTTGACATATTGGTTCATGTATTTAGCTTTTATGGTCAATAATGTTACAACTTGTTGCTTCTTTGGAGACTATAGGAATGCTCATGTTTCAAGATTAAGAACATACATGCTAGTAATCTTTCTCATCTCAACATCACCTCTCTAGCCAGCATTTATATAACCAATTGAATTAAAGTTACttaagaaaaagtagaaaatttcatgatcacgAGTATCATTCATGCaccttaaaatttgttttaccATCTATCAAGTATATTTGATATGACTTTTCCATATATCGATATATAATTTTcactttataaataataactAGTCTAGTGGTTTTTACTATGCTCTTGAAATATGTGAGATTAACACATTCTCCAATGTCATTTTCCATCTCTAATCATATTATAGTATGTATACAAACTCTTATTGATTAATCCATCCtaaactgtttttaaatttttatggcACTCTTTATGAGAAAGATATGATCAGCTATTTGTTAGACCTCAATTCCAAGAAAATGGAATATTGATCCTAAATctatcattttaaattattgtttcatAGACTCATTGAAATCTTCAAACATTTTTGATAGattattgtaaaaattaaaCCATCCATATGGAGACTTACAATGATTATTTTTCCATTGAAATTATACTTGATGTAAAGTGTGTACTTAGAAGGATACTTTTAAAAGTCATGTTGCAATAAATCGAGTGAATTCAACATGTACCAAGCACATGGTGCTTGTTTTAAGTCATATAATCCCTTTTTGAGTTTATAAACTTGATTCTCTTATCATTCTTTAATATATCCTAGTGGTTGCTCAACAAAAATTTCTTCTTCGAGTTGGTCGTTAAGAAAAGCTAACTTAACTTCTAATTgatgattttttctttatagagctataaatgaaattatgattCAAATGGTGCATAGTTTAGTAACAAGTGTGAAAACTTTAAAGCAATCAATACTTTAGACTTTTGCTTGTAGCCTATTGGTATTATTCTTGCATTAAACTAATCAACTTTATGATGGGGTTTATACCTTGTTTTATGAGCCCAATTACCATTAATAGACTTCTTTCCAAATGTTAGTGATTAGCTCCCATGTATTGGCTTTTGCTAAGTCTCCAAACACTTATTGGCTTTTGCAAAGTCTTctttaattaaaacattttttttttttttactttttttttcgaGTCCATGTCCAACTTTCATTCTCTAAGAATTGAATATCTCCACTTTCAATCAGATTCCTTGTTTGTGGATTAACCATTAATTATATTACTATTGCCAACAAAAATATACTTTTCACTtttatcatcaattttttttctccactttTCTTGTATATGAAAATATGTaatacaataaagaaaaaaaaaactcctaagAAAGAAACATCTGACTTATGTCAGCTCCAAGCTTCCTTCAGTGTTCTTCTAAAGTAGGAGATTTGTTCAATAAGAATACTCCATATGTAATGGTTTCTATctaaaaaaacttttagaaatgaCTTGACTTTCAACATACTTCTTGTTATCTTCACAACTATTTCATTCTTCCTTTTGGTTATACCCTTTTGCTAAAATGTATCAAATACCTCCTCTatcatatttcaatattttaatgcaacaattattttttaacaagaactttgaattaattaagCTTGCTAAAAgcctcatttttaaaaaaaaaaaaaataaagccaAAAATTTCTTGTAAAATTATCTATAAtggtaaaatatatttattgtaATAGAAAGATTTAACTTTACTAAAGTCACATATATTTGTATGCACCAACTCCAAAGGTTGTCTAGCTATTATAGATTTTCcaactagaaaaaaaatcttatattatttgattaaaagacatCACTCATAGGCCTAATATGAAATATTAGTCATTGGTAATCTTATTACCATATTCTTCTCTGCCAATAACTTCAACCCATGAAAATTAAGGTGACTAGAACAAAAATGTTGAAGCCAATAGTTATTATTTACTATCCCCTTCAAACTCAACAAAGCTTTTGTTTTGAGAATATAAGAAATATTCTATTCTTTGTCGTATGCACTTTTATAAttatcttcttatttttattactaaGAGTACAAATTCCATTACAGATATTAGTAATATATCAATTGTCTCATGCTTAATAAATTCCAAAGATCGAACGAAAAATACatctattataaaaatattagtggTATATTTAGAATGTATTTTAGTAACCTTTGTCCATGATTGAAACATCCCCGATTGACTTATTCATCTAATTCTGAAAACATATAGTTGTTGCACCTTATATCAAGGTACCAAATTCTATCTAACTTTAGTATAGTTTTTTACTTTGTtcattttggaattttatttgaCATTCAGGCTTGTAGCGTACATACTTTGCTTTTTATATCTAAAACATTATAACTTGTCTTTAAATCCATTAGTGTTGCCCCTTCCTCCATAAgaattttcatcatcatttcaAGCTCTATTGGTGGAGTTGTTGTGCTCTCTTTTACCTCGACCACAACCTCTACTACTTTGTTCGTCATCACAACCTCCTATATATGCTCTACTTTTGCTTTTCTTGCTTTGAATTAATAGacttgattgttttttttttcctttctttctttctattcatCTGTTGTTCATGTAAATATAACGAGCTCATCGGACCTTCAATCATGAGGGTGAACGCATATTTCATTCTTCAATAACTGTAACAATATATTATTACTTTGCATTTAAAGACTGTCCAACTTTCTATACTATTCTTTGATCATATTATCAACCTTCTCACTTTTAATCAACATTTGATTTACCATGGTCTCCACTTGatcaaaataatcttaaaaGTGTAAACGCCCCTCTTTTGCTATTTTTACCTTTgagattttttcaaatataagcTCATCTACTATTTGGAATATTACAAAGTACTTTCTAATTTTTTGAGaatctttcaataattttttttttggattaacCACTTTGTTATGATCATTATTCACTAGCTCCCATAAATCTTAAAACGTAAACAAGACACATATATGAATGTATATTGTTAACCTTTTTACCAGTGAATTTTGGGTGTTGTGACTACATTGAATTTTTATGGTCATgatttcatcaataaaattatattttagcTTTCATTACTTTGAACCATAATATCATTCATTTGTACGTGATCACATTTATCTATAACttcttatatatttataccTTCATCCAATAATCTAAATATCATCATATTTTTTCAATGGTGAAGATTCAATATTTGATACATATCAATTTGGTATCTTAAAATTTTCCTATAAATGCacacaatttttaattataaaaatatcattcatcATCGAATATATATTTGGAAGAGATGTCatataaattaagaaataaagaagCATGAATAATAGGGTTGCTAATTTTGAGTAGACAAGCAAGCGCACAGGAAAAGGTATTTGGTTGGGCGTATGTCAGTTTTAAATAAGAAGGTCATCATTTTCAAAGGGGATCAGATTAGGTAGGGAGAATAAATTCCGTAAAGGACAAAGGTCAAACCACTTTACTGcttctttccttgttttttatttactaaactTTATTAGTTcgaagtattaaaaataaagaaatgggtCCATGTGTCGCTTGTATGAGGCCATGAGGCCATGAGGCTGACCCTGCTGGTGGTGgatgaaatattaatttcatcatcatcatcttccatCATAATTTAGATTAGTGAAATGAATGTGATGGGGCTTCTGGCTACAGGCCAACCTACTTGGCCTAAGAGCGAACACCAAGCTGATGTTTGCTTAAGCTCAGGTTCAATGAACCTTTTTTATTCGTTTTCAAGTCATTGAATTAGCGTTTCAATAggtataaataataataaaaattattaaattattttggtgTCTTGCTTCTACGCTTGTTTTGATgtattttctaatttctaattttgcttttaaaaatagaaaaatacactttttgtttattatgtttaataaaatcttCTATATGctaatagaatattttttacaaaaaataaagggcatatttggtaattattttttaagaactgtttttgaaaactaaaatgttttcttaacatgttttaaatatattttaaaaataatttttatatctattgtattatttttaattattttacatatttatataattatttttaaaaataatttttagaaaataaataaaaataatataaaataatttaaaaacattttctaaaaaaattcctttttttgttcttaaaaagtagaaaataaaaaattttatatgtttttttgtgATGTTCTCACAAACAGTTCACAAATAGGTCCAAAAGTTTGCcttacatttttaaaatcacttaaaaaattttttttaagtcaaattGAGATagtaaaattctttttatattttaatattttttaaatagattttaaaatcattattttttcaagtaaaaaatagtttttaaaaatattttagatagtAAAAGttgttatatcttatataaaaattaattttattttttttattttaaaaataaaaaacaaaaaatgtgtCCAATGGAAACATAGTAATTGActtcctattttctattttataaaaataaataataataatttcataatatatatatggatttactttatctttttttaaaattacttttgaagttttttatttttgaagtagtaaattaccttaatttttaaaccatttttaaacattatttttttttaaaaaaagtagaagtcatgaagagtttttatattttatatagaag contains the following coding sequences:
- the LOC100241011 gene encoding transcription factor VIP1 isoform X2 → MADVRHDRWGPQKDTRPMPIKPKFEKMYTFPGRLKILSHTPSPLRLPPKKTKESLSSSSSTFPPPGSSNNPHMDHHFAGKPLTASPFGNRADIDHMPDAPYRGAHHRRAQSETFFRFSDDILLDADADVDVDFNLDIISDNTNSGAAGVPMAVDSSKSEDSNGGYSASAKAKSLDPINHFRSLSVDADFFEGLGFSPAATAAAGESSDGGGKATQEKRVHHHRHSNSMDGSTTSFEVESLIGSDGAKKAMGPDRLAELALIDPKRAKRILANRQSAARSKERKIRYTNELERKVQTLQTEATTLSAQVTMLQRDTTGLTAENKELKLRLQAMEQQASLREALNEALREEVQRLKIATGQIPAVNGNSFNRGLPPQFSSHPQALHHFGAQQQQQQLHMPQSSTNNQSLNGQPQPSFLDFNQRV
- the LOC100241011 gene encoding transcription factor VIP1 isoform X1, with protein sequence MADVRHDRWGPQKDTRPMPIKPKFEKMYTFPGRLKILSHTPSPLRLPPKKTKESLSSSSSTFPPPGSSNNPHMDHHFAGKPLTASPFGNRADIDHMPDAPYRGAHHRRAQSETFFRFSDDILLDADADVDVDFNLDIISDNTNSGAAGVPMAVDSSKSEDSNGGYSASAKAKSLDPINHFRSLSVDADFFEGLGFSPAATAAAGESSDGGGKATQEKRVHHHRHSNSMDGSTTSFEVESLIGSDGAKKAMGPDRLAELALIDPKRAKSLSRILANRQSAARSKERKIRYTNELERKVQTLQTEATTLSAQVTMLQRDTTGLTAENKELKLRLQAMEQQASLREALNEALREEVQRLKIATGQIPAVNGNSFNRGLPPQFSSHPQALHHFGAQQQQQQLHMPQSSTNNQSLNGQPQPSFLDFNQRV